In Marasmius oreades isolate 03SP1 chromosome 1, whole genome shotgun sequence, one DNA window encodes the following:
- a CDS encoding uncharacterized protein (BUSCO:EOG09260931) — MSLFKHFERGPVLDLSNDLHDEVDWKPGPLRVFEYALNVTAIAIEPISGLLAIGTGHGSIHLFGRPGVECKILLPDAHKVTSLHLPSSSWKIVCLDDHSQLHVWDLSSPGIPKYVSSARFNQANSLAVSPYHSHAFIALQTGEIRTYDVICLRKSPYTVPNLWNMYEEKMAASGMPEVTTPTSGIALDVVPHPRNLNYLFIVYGGGVILSDLSERTTSRVYELVLPPGAPGGAGYGAPDILTPRRPEATSLAIHPTGHFFAVGYTDGCIAFWAVDDEDQPLFVRTLDDTDVHMVDASRLDEHLNQGKTVESSQREPIFKLSWCSFSNSSDPRGGDTALVVLGGSRADDSYGVTTYWLPAFNPPTPPVTAHSGINPAIRDAMRTSVQPTKTYFYYTEGIVHDYLLVPRDAPHFAGACDPFALLIVREGSRHTRVTEGFQFPPPSFLTTDNTEPEGELQSKEGTHDALDDLQSTLQSMQLSDDAQSLVAPGFLSNGVTGLSDGQLHRLSRDAYQTLVQDSLQPDRVLRLRAGFAYLNTQNSEAGLSKYQPPRILITSHSNLAVQLWDVSASLLTNARPNPVEYEFPNPLPRLTMDLKLVLTDARVAPTLSRSDCRMISIVDFTSGSLECAVSLSTGEVVLYHMGSSDEGFDDFKPDEGLVSLQDLSCLPGSKFRPYLLVNAKKGPVSAMSLADAGLLAISYQDGSLIIVDTRVSRIIMRSDGKAKNRHSLGLHLKNSETDHFQCLLWTVCPISSERQPRLRLIAAKTSGSSFLYTLTQTPPDSLWSISGDPVKIDTPSNPLPGGLFVIDAKSGARCLAERRRLVSPPPFEGHVLFIAAGTEGVRCHLDITGDRLGKTDWSSKAGQVLTTQIVEKLGSCALVAFTAQNEALAYSLPNLELIHNLSLPPVRQPLPLTVDDSGDFIAWSLDTDSGFIREATYGTLFNFRRVNTLPDVVFSTSKPVVPPQPQPVSVTPESFLGSWLKLGNQTMTGEQLDVLLGGPDRPIPRPQEITANPTSESPSAASRVARQAASTQETLYGRLTSALEERGQMLGDLEDRFNSLEQGSRTMVNQAKRLAAEQTARSWFKF; from the exons ATGTCCCTATTCAAGCATTTTGAACGAGGGCCTGTCCTTGACCTGTCAAACGACCTGCATGATGAAGTAGACTGGAAACCTGGTCCGCTACGAGTTTTTGAATACGCGTTGAATGTCACGGCAATAGCGATTGAGCCGATATCTGGTCTTCTTGCGATTG GTACTGGACATGGGTCAATCCATTTATTTGGACGGCCAGGTGTGGAATGCAAGATACTGCTTCCTGATGCCCACAAAGTCACCTCACTTCACTTGCCTTCATCCTCCTGGAAGATTGTGTGCTTGG ATGACCATAGTCAGTTGCATGTGTGGGATTTATCGTCTCCTGGTATCCCGAAATATGTATCATCCGCAAGATTCAACCAAGCAAA CTCGTTGGCAGTTTCCCCTTATCATTCCCAT GCATTTATTGCTCTTCAGACAGGCGAAATTCGAACATACGATGTGATCTGCCTTCGAAAATCACCGTACACTGTCCCAAATCTATGGAATATGTACGAGGAAAAGATGGCTGCTAGTGGAATGCCTGAGGTTACTACCCCCACTTC CGGTATTGCCTTGGATGTTGTCCCTCACCCCCGAAATCTGAATTATCTTTTCATTGTGTACGGAG GAGGGGTAATTCTTTCCGATCTC TCAGAGAGGACTACATCTCGAGTTTATGAACTGGTCTTGCCACCTGGAGCGCCAGGTGGAGCCGGCTATGGTGCTCCA GATATTCTTACTCCTCGACGACCTGAAGCCACTAGCCTTGCGATACACCCTACAGGCCACTTTTTCGCTGTAGGGTATACAGATGGCTGTATAGCATTCTGGGCtgtcgatgatgaagatCAACCCCTATTCGTTCGCACTCTGGACGACACGGACGTACATATGGTAGATGCGTCGCGGTTGGATGAACACCTGAATCAAGGAAAGACTGTCGAATCTTCTCAAAGAGAACCTATATTCAAACTTTCATGGTGTTCCTTCTCCAATTCATCGGATCCTAGAGGTGGAGATACGGCTCTCGTCGTCCTTGGAGGTTCTCGTGCGGATGACTCGTATGGTGTCACCACCTATTGGCTACCTGCTTTCAATCCGCCTACCCCGCCGGTGACAGCTCACAGCGGGATTAACCCCGCTATTCGAGATGCGATGCGTACTTCGGTGCAGCCAACAAAGACGTATTTTTACTATACAGAGGGAATCGTCCATGATTATCTCCTCGTACCTCGAGATGCGCCTCATTTCGCAGGTGCTTGCGATCCCTTTGCGCTTCTCATTGTACGAGAGGGGTCACGGCACACTCGTGTAACAGAAGGATTTCAATTCCCACCTCCAAGTTTTCTCACTACTGACAATACAGAACCGGAAGGCGAGCTCCAGTCCAAGGAAGGAACTCATGATGCTCTTGATGACCTTCAATCTACGCTTCAGTCGATGCAGCTCAGTGATGATGCTCAGAGTCTCGTAGCCCCAGGATTTCTTTCAAATGGTGTCACTGGACTTTCAGATGGGCAGCTTCATCGTCTCTCACGGGACGCTTATCAAACTCTGGTTCAGGACAGTTTGCAGCCCGATCGGGTATTGCGACTTCGAGCCGGCTTTGCCTATCTCAACACTCAAAATAGCGAAGCTGGTCTTTCCAAG TATCAACCTCCTCGCATCCTTATTACCTCCCATTCAAACTTGGCGGTGCAATTGTGGGATGTCAGCGCCTCTCTGTTAACGAATGCAAGACCAAATCCTGTCGAATACGAGTTTCCGAACCCTCTACCTCGCTTGACGATGGACCTTAAGCTTGTGTTGACGGATGCTCGGGTGGCACCAACACTCAGCCGATCCGACTGCCGCATGATAAGTATCGTCGATTTTACATCGGGGTCACTTGAGTGTGCTGTCAGTCTTTCCACTGGTGAAGTCGTCTTGTACCACATGGGGTCGAGTGATGAAGGGTTCGACGACTTCAAGCCCGATGAGGGACTTGTATCTCTCCAGGATCTATCATGTCTCCCAGGTTCCAAGTTCAGGCCCTATTTATTGGTCAATGCCAAGAAAGGCCCTGTATCAGCAATGTCGCTGGCGGATGCAGGATTATTAGCTATCTCTTACCAGGACGGGTCCCTCATCATCGTTGATACGCGGGTATCGCGCATCATTATGCGGTCTGACGGCAAAGCGAAGAATCGACACTCACTTGGTTTGCATTTGAAGAACTCCGAAACGGACCATTTCCAGTGTTTATTGTGGACCGTCTGTCCAATATCGTCAG AGCGACAACCCCGCCTGCGGCTGATTGCTGCTAAAACATCTGGGTCCTCCTTTTTATACACTTTAACTCAGACTCCGCCAGACTCGTTATGGTCGATCTCAGGTGATCCCGTGAAGATTGACACACCAAGTAACCCCCTGCCCGGTGGGCTCTTCGTGATTGATGCTAAATCTGGAGCTCGATGTCTGGCAGAAAGGAGGAGACTCGTTTCTCCTCCGCCTTTTGAAGGACACGTTCTATTCATAGCAGCTGGAACAGAAGGCGTGAGATGTCATCTTGATATTACTGGAGATCGCCTTGGAAAAACAGATTGGAGCAGTAAGGCTGGACAAGTGCTGACCACGCAAATCGTAGAAAAGCTGG GTTCCTGCGCATTGGTAGCCTTCACGGCTCAGAACGAAGCGCTGGCTTACTCGCTGCCTAACCTCGAGCTAATTCATAATCTGTCACTACCTCCAGTTCGCCAACCTTT GCCACTAACTGTAGACGACAGCGGCGACTTCATCGCGTGGTCGCTCGATACAGACTCTGGTTTCATCAGAGAAGCGACTTATGGCACCTTATTTAATTTTCGTCGCGTGAATACTTTGCCGGACGTTGTTTTTTCAACCAGCAAACCGGTCGTACCTCCACAACCCCAACCAGTTTCTGTCACCCCAGAATCTTTCTTGGGGTCCTGGCTTAAATTGGGCAATCAAACAATGACGGGGGAACAGCTCGATGTGCTGC TCGGAGGACCAGACCGACCAATACCTCGACCACAAGAGATCACTGCCAATCCGACATCGGAAAGTCCGTCCGCAGCTTCCCGTGTAGCTAGACAAGCCGCGTCTACTCAGGAGACTCTCTATGGAAGGTTAACATCGGCATTAGAAGAACGAGG GCAAATGCTTGGGGACCTGGAGGATCGTTTCAACTCACTTGAGCAAGGCAGTAGAACGATGGTAAATCAG GCCAAACGGCTGGCCGCCGAACAAACAGCTAGATCTTGGTTCAAGTTTTGA